A genomic window from Deltaproteobacteria bacterium includes:
- a CDS encoding DUF4438 domain-containing protein: MLRTNENKIVEFLLECKPGPPRIRPGWKVSHQGKPFILPSIGGITLNVQVGDSAFGLAGDHIEPGASCTANAEKFMDFPNDSLQLYSCVGNEAFLVSGEAKGSKGTVIGLHGGSEHIIIDFDLPVLKKMTYDDKIMVKARGQGLELTDYPGIRLFNLDPSLLKKMKIKETGKGTLQVPVTTLVPARCMGSGVGAAHVAAGDYDVMTSDPETVKEYRLDKIRLGDFVALMDHDNSYGRAYKKGAVSIGIVVHSDCLLAGHGPGVSTLMTCSEPLIEPVIDPKANIADILKIGRKRKKSGK, encoded by the coding sequence ATGCTGAGAACCAACGAAAATAAAATTGTTGAATTCCTTTTAGAATGCAAACCGGGCCCGCCAAGAATCAGACCCGGCTGGAAAGTCAGTCACCAAGGAAAGCCATTTATTCTGCCTAGCATTGGAGGAATTACATTGAACGTTCAGGTGGGTGATTCTGCTTTCGGACTTGCCGGAGATCATATTGAACCAGGCGCGAGCTGTACTGCCAACGCGGAAAAATTCATGGATTTTCCCAACGACTCTCTTCAGCTTTATTCTTGTGTGGGCAATGAAGCCTTCCTGGTTTCAGGAGAGGCAAAGGGTTCGAAAGGTACTGTCATAGGACTTCATGGAGGCTCAGAACATATCATCATTGACTTTGACCTGCCGGTTCTGAAAAAAATGACATATGATGATAAAATAATGGTAAAAGCAAGAGGACAAGGTCTTGAACTGACAGATTACCCTGGTATCAGGCTGTTCAACCTTGATCCCTCACTCCTTAAAAAAATGAAAATCAAAGAAACCGGTAAGGGAACTCTTCAGGTGCCCGTTACAACTCTGGTTCCGGCCAGGTGCATGGGATCTGGTGTTGGAGCCGCCCATGTTGCAGCAGGAGATTATGATGTGATGACAAGTGATCCTGAAACAGTGAAGGAATACAGACTTGATAAAATAAGATTAGGTGATTTTGTTGCCCTGATGGATCATGACAATTCCTATGGCAGAGCTTATAAAAAAGGTGCTGTCAGTATTGGAATTGTGGTTCATTCTGACTGTCTGCTTGCAGGACACGGCCCGGGTGTTTCTACCCTAATGACATGTTCTGAACCTCTTATTGAACCGGTGATTGATCCGAAGGCAAATATTGCGGATATTTTGAAAATAGGCAGAAAACGAAAAAAATCCGGAAAATAA
- a CDS encoding TetR/AcrR family transcriptional regulator — MSKLSRKKDILEAATLLFSRKGFRETSMSDLCRMTGVAEGTIFYHFKSKEELFISVLERLKQDILDEFQRYMEENRFRTGLDMVLGVARLYLHLAGLMQDRFLILHRHYPYELAEVNPVCRGHLEEIYKCFLDIFEKAIRKGKEDGSIGDVCAGKTAWILFSMVDGLVRFDTYNLYEAGSLYRELIESCRRILKNEKSRSGSSP, encoded by the coding sequence ATGTCAAAACTCTCCAGAAAAAAAGACATCCTTGAAGCGGCCACCCTCCTGTTTTCCCGCAAAGGGTTCAGGGAGACCTCCATGTCAGATCTTTGCAGGATGACCGGAGTGGCCGAGGGCACCATATTTTACCACTTCAAGAGCAAGGAAGAGCTTTTCATCTCGGTCTTGGAAAGGCTGAAGCAGGATATCCTGGACGAGTTCCAACGATACATGGAAGAGAACCGGTTCCGAACCGGGCTGGACATGGTGCTGGGGGTGGCGCGCTTGTATCTGCATCTTGCCGGGCTTATGCAAGACCGTTTCCTCATCCTGCATCGCCATTACCCATACGAGCTTGCCGAGGTGAACCCGGTGTGCCGGGGACACCTCGAGGAAATCTATAAATGTTTCCTGGACATCTTCGAAAAGGCCATTCGCAAAGGAAAGGAGGATGGTTCCATCGGAGATGTCTGTGCGGGAAAGACCGCTTGGATCCTTTTTTCGATGGTGGACGGTTTGGTGCGATTCGACACTTACAACCTCTACGAGGCAGGTTCCCTTTACCGCGAATTGATCGAATCCTGTCGCAGGATATTGAAGAACGAAAAATCCAGGAGCGGAAGCAGCCCATGA